TCAAAAAATTACAGGCAGTGACCACTACACGGCTTGCCGACAATCCCATGGCGAACACATCCCCCGCTGTCATCGAAGCACAAAAGGCGATCGGCGCCGTGCTGGAACAACTCGAGGCCAAGACCGGCGGCGACGTGCGCGACATCGCTCTGGAAGACTTCGTGGACACCGATCCGCACACCGGCTCACCGATATTGCAGAAAGCCGTCGAAATCACGCTACAGGCACGGCCCTCGCGTCGCTGGTCGACCTGAGACGGGGCGACCCAGCCTCGGCTGGCTCGGCCAGGCAACCCCCGCCCGGTGCCGGCAAATCGCGCCGGCCTCTTTTCGTCGCGCTGGCCTGCAACTGGCAACGAGTGGAGCCGCGCACTCGCACGATTGGTCAAAAATTCACCATGAATTGATGGCTCGATGCGCCAGGGTCTCGGAACGCCCCCTGGTACGAATGGACTTGTGGCTAGTAATGCGACGAATTCGCATTTATACTCGCACCTTTCCAAACAGCCAGCCACACGCTCCCGCCATGATCGTCTGCGTTTGCCACCGCGTATCCGACCGCGAAATTGCTCGTCATGTACGCGCTGGTATGGGCTTCGATGAAATCCAGTTCGAACTGGGTGTCGCGACGCAATGCGGTCAATGCGAAACCTGCGCCCGCGACGTCGTTGCCCAATGCAGCGCAT
The nucleotide sequence above comes from Xylophilus sp. GOD-11R. Encoded proteins:
- a CDS encoding bacterioferritin-associated ferredoxin is translated as MIVCVCHRVSDREIARHVRAGMGFDEIQFELGVATQCGQCETCARDVVAQCSASHPVAALQCDAGVRTVQLARSISESKAWKSSQASVVA